From Methylocystis sp. ATCC 49242, one genomic window encodes:
- a CDS encoding GCG_CRPN prefix-to-repeats domain-containing protein yields MVFKSRISGAAVVSMFFALAFAPEGARAAMPVPSQDKASGSVVLVWGGCGPYGHRGPWGGCRPGGQWGGYAWRRPYYAPRPYYGPRYWAPRPYYW; encoded by the coding sequence GGCCGTCGTCAGCATGTTTTTCGCCCTCGCGTTCGCGCCTGAAGGCGCGCGGGCCGCAATGCCCGTTCCCTCGCAAGATAAGGCGAGCGGTTCGGTTGTTCTCGTGTGGGGCGGTTGCGGTCCCTATGGCCATCGCGGACCATGGGGCGGGTGCCGTCCCGGCGGTCAATGGGGCGGCTACGCCTGGCGGCGGCCTTACTACGCCCCGCGGCCTTATTACGGTCCGCGCTATTGGGCGCCGCGTCCTTATTACTGGTAA